The Pirellulales bacterium DNA window AACCCTTGCGGCACACGTGTGCCGCAAAATCCTGGCGCCGATGCTTACCGCCCTGCAGCGGCCAGCCGTCAACCGCGGTAGTTTATTCGATGCCGGTGACAGCGTATTGTCACCGGCAAAAACGATCGGCCGAAATTTCTGTTGGAAGATTCCGATCCGAAGCAAGGAATCATGAAATACGCGAAAGACGCGAATACGAAGCAGGCGGACCACGCCTGACACGATCAATCGGCGGCGATGTGAGCGCCTTTTTCGGCGGCCGAGCGGCGCATCAGCAACACGAGAAAAACAAGGCACGCCGCGATCACGGCCGAAACCCAGAAGACGTCGAAATACGACAGGGCATCGGCCTGCTGGTCGCGCAGATTTTGGAGCGCTTGCTGGGCCATTTGGCGTGACGCCGCTGGATCGCCCGTCTGCTGCATGAAGAGTTGCTGGGCATTGTGCAACCATTGCGTGACGGCCGGATTCAGCGGGTCGAGGTTTTCGTTCAGCCGCAGCGTATGAAATTGCTCGCGGCGTTCGAGGATGGTTTGAGCCACCGACGTGCCGACGCTGCCCCCTTCGTTGCGCAGCAAGGCCAACAGCCCGACCGCCGCCCCGCGCATCTCGCGCGGAATATAAACAAAGGCCGCCACGTTCAGCGGCGCGAACAGCATCGAAAGCCCGACAATCAAGACCACGCGCGGCCAAACGACCTGCCACGGTCCAACGCCGAGATTCAACCGCGACATCCAGAAATTCCCGATCGCCAATACCGCCAATCCGCAGCCCATCAGAATGCGCGCATCGACGCCGCGAGTCAGCAGCACGCCGACAACCAACAGCGTCATAATGGCAAACACGCCCGCCGGCGATAGAACGAGGCCCGAGGTGGTCGCGTCGTAGCCGAAGAGCGATTGCAGCAGGCCGGGGAGCTGCGTGGTGTTGGCATACAGCACGCCGTAGGCGCAGAAGATGATGATGCAACAGGCGCGAAAATTGCGATCCAAAAGCGTTCGAAAATTGATCAGCGGATTGCGAATCTTCAGTTCGCGCCAGATCAATCCGCCGAGCCCAAGCACGAAGAGCGCCAACAGCGTTTGCACGCGATAAAACGGATCGCCGAGCCAGTCCCATTCCTGCCCCTTGCTGAGCATGATCTCCCACGAAACCATCGTGATGCTCAACAAGCAGAGCCCGATCGTATCGAATTGGAGCGGCAGTTTTTTGAGCCGGGCCGTCGCGGCTTTCAGATAATCGGGATCGACCACCAGAGCGTAGCACATGGCCAGGGCGAACAAGCCGACCGGCAGATTCAGGTAGAAAATCCATCGCCAGCCGTAGTTGTCGGTGATGTAGCCGCCGAGCGTCGGCCCGACCACCGGGGCCAGCAGGGCGGCGATTCCGAAGATCGTCATCGCCTGGCCCTGTTTTTCCGGCGGAAACGCATCGAGCAACACGGCTTGGCTCGATGGCTGCAAGCCGCCGCCGGCCAGCCCTTGCACCACGCGAAATAAGATCAGCATGTTCAAGCTGGTGGCCATGCCGCACATCGCCGAGGCGAACGTGAACAGGGCAATCGAAAACAGAAAGTAGTTCCGCCGCCCGAGCCGAGTGCCCAGCCAGCCGGAAATCGGCAAGATGATTGCGTTCGCCGCAAGGTAGCTGGTGATCACCCATTCGCTGTCGGTTTCGGGGGCCGACAAGCCGCCGGCGATATAGCGCAAGGCGACATTGGCGATCGTCGTGTCGAGAACTTCCATGAACGTCGGGATCACCACCGCCAGCGCCACGAGCCACGGGTTGATGCCGCGCGGAATGGCGGTGAGGTGGACGGGCTTCAGGGACCTTGCCGCGCTGCTCGGCGCAGCAATGCCCGCCCCAGCGGCGCCCGATGCGCTAGCCCCCGTGGTGCTCATGGTTGCTTTTCCGGCTTGACCGGCGGAAGTTCGGGCGTGATAGGCGGAAGCTCGGGCTTGATCGGCGGAAGCTGCGTCTTGAGCGGCCGCTCGGGCAATTCCGAAATGGGCCGCAACACTTTGCCGGCGTCCGGCCCGGTGGGCTTCTCATTGATGTAGACATACGGCGTGACCGACAGGCCGACGAACAGCGGCACTTTTTCGGGATCGTAGTCCGTCAACTCGATACGCACCGGGAGCCGCTGGACGACTTTGACGAAATTGCCCGTCGCGTTTTCGGCGGGCAAAACGGCCAATGTCGAACCGGTGCCCATCGTGAATCCTTGAATTCGCCCTTTGAACATCTTGTGGCTGCCATACATGTCGACATCCAGATCCGCAGGTTGGCCGATGCGCAGGCGGGCGAGCTGCGTTTCCTTGAAATTCGCGTCGATCCAAATCTCCGTCAGCGAGCGCAGCGCCATCACGCTTTGCCCGACGACCAAGTTATCGCCCGGGTTCACCTGCCGCCGCGTGATGACGCCATCGATCTCGGCGAGCACGTCGCAATAGCTGAGGTTTAGCTCGGCTTGGTCCAAATCGCTTTGGGCCACCATCAGCTGCGACTCGGCCAATTTGATCGCGGGCGCTTTCTTGATGATTTTGGCAATGATTTGATCGAAGTTGCCGCTCGGGTCGCGGGCATAAAATTCCGCGAGCACTTGCTTCGGCGTCAGCGTATACGACGAGGGGATGATTCCGAGCGGGGCGACGGTTTGCAACATCGCATACATCGCCGACCGCACCGAGGAAAAGGTCTGATCCAAATCGGCAGGCACCGAGGTGAGATCTTCGCCCTTCGCAGGTTGCATCGGCAAGCCGAGGCTCGCGCGAATCTGGTACACCTGTTCGAGCGTTTGCTTGAGCGTCGCCTCGGCGGTGTCGAGGGCCTCGCGACGCGCGTCGACATCTTGTTGGCTGATCGCGCCGGGAGTTTTTTGTAATTCCAGAGCCCGCTGATAGTCGGACTGCGCCAGGGCCAGCTTTGCCCGCGATGTTTGCACCCCGGCGACGCTTGCCCGCAGCACGGCGATCTGATTGTTCACGTCTTCGATGGCATGATCGAGCTTGAACCGGGCGGCCCGTGCCTGCCCGACCATGGCCCGCACCTCATCTTCCGCCACCGTGACATTCGATTTGGCGACCGCCAGCGCCGCTTTCTTTTGATCGACGATCACCTGATAAGGCTGCTTGTCGAGTTGCACCAAGAGATCGCCCTTACGGACGTGATCGTTGTCGTCGACCAGCACTTTGGCGACCTGGCCGGCGACGCGGGGCGCGACGAACGTCACGTGTCCGTTGACATACGCGTCGTCGGTCGAAACCGTGTTGATCATCCGCGCGACCAGCGGAGCGCCGAAGACGACGGCCAGAATGAGCACTGCGATCGAGATGGCCACGATCCAGATTCGCCGGCGGCGCGATCCAGATTCGTGCGGCGGCAGCGCCGGCGGAGCGGCGCTCGCGACGGGATTGTCGGCTGTGGGCTCGCCAGCCGAGTGTTCGACGACAAGCTGCTGATCGGCCATGTTGGCTCCTTTTCGCGAGACCACCGCCTTTAGCGGTCGCATTTTACGTGTATCCTGCTCGCGATGCCAACCCCTGCGTTTCTCCGGCCGAATGGAAGCCCCATAAGGCTTTGGTAAATCAAGAAAAAAGCCGGACACCGGCCGGCTGCCGAAGGCACGTAGCGCCCGGCCGTGTAGAATCAGATGGAATCAGCTTGGCGTTGAGGCCGTCCCTCGCCAGCGCTTCGGGCTAGTGTGGATGCTTCTCAGACGTACACTAGCCCGAAGCGTTAGCGAGGAAGATTGCCGACAGGCGCCGACGAGCTTCCGCTTTTCGGGCCCCGCACCCTGCCCTCTCCTGGAAGGGGAGAGGGGTCGGCGGAGAAGTTATTTTTTCGGCCGAGCCTTAACCATCGCCCCCGTTTCGATGCTTCCCGATCAGCCCGCAACATCGCCGATCGTCGTGCCGCGGCGGCATCGGCCGCTGCGCGGCGCGTTGATTCGCGGCTTGGGCGTGTTGCTGCCTCCGCTGTTGACGATCGTGATCCTGGTTTGGATCTGGCAGACTGTGAAGTCGTATGTGTTGCAGCCGGTTACGGCCGAAATCTCCTCCATGATCACCTGGTCGGTGCAAGACATTCGCACCGAATTGCCCGGCGCCAAGCCGACGGATCAGGAAGGCGTCTATCTGTGGCATGGCGTGCGCTATCGCGAACTGGAAGATCGCGAATTCGTGCCGCTGGATGTGTACGCCGTTGCGCTGCGCGGATTGGGGTCGAATCCGCCGCCGACGACCGGCTGGGGCGTATACCGCCGTTATGTCGAAACCGAGTACATGCGGCCGATCGTGGTCGTGCCGGTTTTCTTGGTCGTGTTCGTGGCGCTGATGTATGTGCTGGGCAGCCTTGTCGCCGCGGAAGTGGGGCAGGCGGTGTGGCATTATTTCGAGCATGCGATAACGCACCTGCCGGTGGTTCGCGGCGTCTACGGGGCGGCCAAACAACTCACCGACTATCTGCTCACCGAGAAGCCGCTGGAATTCAGCCGCGTCGTGGCATTCGAGCATCCGGCGCGCGGGCAGTGGCAAATCGGCTTCGTCGCCAGCGAAGGCTTTGCCGAGATTCGCCAATTGGCAGGCGAACCGGTTTTCGCCGTGTTGGTGCACGTGAATCCGATTCCGGTGAGCGGCTATATCCGGCTCGTGCCCAAGAGCCAGATGATGGACCTCGATATGACCGTCGACCAGGCGATCCACTACATCGTCAGTTTCGGCGTGGTCCTGCCGCCGCAGCAGATTCCGCAACTCACGTCAAACGTTCCGGCACTTCCCTCCGCCGCCGACAGCGTTCCGAGCCCGCAGCGCTAGCAAGGAAAATTCGCTTTGTCTCCTAACGTCAACCAGGAGTGTGGGCGCAGCGAATACTAGCCCGAAGCGTAAGCGAGGACGGGTCCCAGCGGCTCCCTCGCTAACGCTTCGGGCTTGTGTGTTTCCTCGCTAACGCTTCGGGCTTGCGTGCTTCCTCGCTAACGCTTCGGGCTTGCGTGCTTCCTCGCTAACGCTTCGGGCTTGTGTGTTTCCTCGCTAACGCTTCGGACTTGTGTGCTTCCTCGCTAACGCTTCGGGCTTGTGTGCGGCTCGGCGGGTCGGAGACAACGCCTAGCGATTGCGCCTTCGTCGCATTCGCCGCGGAGGCTTGCTCGCCTTGCCTTGGTCTTTTGCTTTCCCATGCTCGGTGGGAGCGGTGATCGCGAGCAGCACGGTGAAATTCGCCGCGAAAAAATCCGCCGGTGGCGGCGAGCGCATTGGTCGCGATTGCCTTCGCATAGGGCAATCGTGGATTTCGCGGGTGCCAACGGCTTGTCACTCCTGCGTCGCCGGCGTGCTCAGATGCGAAAAAAACGCACTGCCCTGCCGAAAGAGCCGGCTCCACTGTTCTGCTGCATGCCGTCTGCGTGTGCCACTGGCTCTGCCAGTGCGGGAATTACCGGCGTTTCAAACACTGGGTGAGCCAGCGGCACACGAAGATATACTCGTGCCGAAATACTTCAACAGGCCGTTAGCCCTCCCCCATCTCCGGCGGTGAAAGATGCACACGGCCGGCTTCCAAGAGCCGCACGATGCGATCGACATCGTAAACGCAGCCGTTCCAGGCACCACCGCTGGCGGCTTGCAACGCGGCCCAAAGGCGTGTGTCGGCCGGCAAACGGTCGTCGGGCGCCAAGTCGCCGCGCGGCGATCGAGCGGCAAGCACGCGCTCCGCTTCGGCCGCGTCGAACTGCCGCTCGCGATCCCCCCCCAGATCGACGCTGCCCGTCAGCCGGCGGCAATCGACGAGGATGCGAATCCGGTCGCCATCTTGCACTTTCCCGATCGGGCCGCCGGCCAATGCCTCGGGGCCGACATGCCCAATGCAAGCCCCCGTGCTAACGCCGGAAAACCGCGCGTCGGTAACAACGGCAACGTCGCGTCCCCAATCCAAATGCTTTAGGGCCGAGGTGATCTGATAGGTTTCTTCCATCCCGGAGCCGAGCGGTCCGCGACCGGCCAACACAATCACGTCGCCCGGACGAATCGCTTCGCCGCGGCGGCCTTTGATCGCGTCGATGGCATCGCGCTCGCGGGTGAAAACCCGCGCCGATCCGAGCATGCGAAAAATGCCATCGGGGCCGACCGATCGGGCATCAATGGCCGTG harbors:
- a CDS encoding HlyD family secretion protein, whose translation is MRPLKAVVSRKGANMADQQLVVEHSAGEPTADNPVASAAPPALPPHESGSRRRRIWIVAISIAVLILAVVFGAPLVARMINTVSTDDAYVNGHVTFVAPRVAGQVAKVLVDDNDHVRKGDLLVQLDKQPYQVIVDQKKAALAVAKSNVTVAEDEVRAMVGQARAARFKLDHAIEDVNNQIAVLRASVAGVQTSRAKLALAQSDYQRALELQKTPGAISQQDVDARREALDTAEATLKQTLEQVYQIRASLGLPMQPAKGEDLTSVPADLDQTFSSVRSAMYAMLQTVAPLGIIPSSYTLTPKQVLAEFYARDPSGNFDQIIAKIIKKAPAIKLAESQLMVAQSDLDQAELNLSYCDVLAEIDGVITRRQVNPGDNLVVGQSVMALRSLTEIWIDANFKETQLARLRIGQPADLDVDMYGSHKMFKGRIQGFTMGTGSTLAVLPAENATGNFVKVVQRLPVRIELTDYDPEKVPLFVGLSVTPYVYINEKPTGPDAGKVLRPISELPERPLKTQLPPIKPELPPITPELPPVKPEKQP
- a CDS encoding DUF502 domain-containing protein, yielding MLPDQPATSPIVVPRRHRPLRGALIRGLGVLLPPLLTIVILVWIWQTVKSYVLQPVTAEISSMITWSVQDIRTELPGAKPTDQEGVYLWHGVRYRELEDREFVPLDVYAVALRGLGSNPPPTTGWGVYRRYVETEYMRPIVVVPVFLVVFVALMYVLGSLVAAEVGQAVWHYFEHAITHLPVVRGVYGAAKQLTDYLLTEKPLEFSRVVAFEHPARGQWQIGFVASEGFAEIRQLAGEPVFAVLVHVNPIPVSGYIRLVPKSQMMDLDMTVDQAIHYIVSFGVVLPPQQIPQLTSNVPALPSAADSVPSPQR
- a CDS encoding DHA2 family efflux MFS transporter permease subunit → MSTTGASASGAAGAGIAAPSSAARSLKPVHLTAIPRGINPWLVALAVVIPTFMEVLDTTIANVALRYIAGGLSAPETDSEWVITSYLAANAIILPISGWLGTRLGRRNYFLFSIALFTFASAMCGMATSLNMLILFRVVQGLAGGGLQPSSQAVLLDAFPPEKQGQAMTIFGIAALLAPVVGPTLGGYITDNYGWRWIFYLNLPVGLFALAMCYALVVDPDYLKAATARLKKLPLQFDTIGLCLLSITMVSWEIMLSKGQEWDWLGDPFYRVQTLLALFVLGLGGLIWRELKIRNPLINFRTLLDRNFRACCIIIFCAYGVLYANTTQLPGLLQSLFGYDATTSGLVLSPAGVFAIMTLLVVGVLLTRGVDARILMGCGLAVLAIGNFWMSRLNLGVGPWQVVWPRVVLIVGLSMLFAPLNVAAFVYIPREMRGAAVGLLALLRNEGGSVGTSVAQTILERREQFHTLRLNENLDPLNPAVTQWLHNAQQLFMQQTGDPAASRQMAQQALQNLRDQQADALSYFDVFWVSAVIAACLVFLVLLMRRSAAEKGAHIAAD